The following are encoded in a window of Rubellicoccus peritrichatus genomic DNA:
- a CDS encoding RluA family pseudouridine synthase, translating into MKNLHFSTWPEYSSEPALIEPDELASWVLLNDDDLLVIDKPGWVVCHPSKAGPWSSLVGACREHFGIETLHLVSRLDRETSGVVLLAKHKGSARRHQMAIQERQVEKRYLTILHGELQEEQIVKQHLAKDIESEVASKVAVRRSNSSKSAETIFKPLATGNGFTFAEVIPVTGRKHQIRAHALWMGHPVVGDKLYGQADDVFLEFIEHGWTERMSDLMPMRRQALQCQRLSFHDGPVFEAPVTWDMAQFCEECIGVSAASAVQSI; encoded by the coding sequence ATTAAAAATCTCCACTTTAGCACATGGCCGGAATACTCATCCGAGCCTGCATTAATTGAGCCGGATGAACTCGCCTCGTGGGTTCTTCTGAATGACGACGATCTTCTGGTTATCGACAAGCCTGGGTGGGTGGTTTGCCACCCATCCAAGGCAGGGCCATGGTCGAGTCTGGTTGGTGCCTGTCGCGAACATTTTGGCATTGAAACACTTCATCTGGTCAGCCGTCTTGATCGTGAGACGAGCGGTGTTGTGCTATTAGCCAAACACAAGGGATCGGCGCGGCGTCATCAAATGGCGATTCAAGAGCGTCAGGTTGAGAAGCGCTATCTGACGATTCTTCATGGTGAGCTTCAGGAGGAGCAGATTGTGAAGCAGCATCTCGCTAAGGATATCGAGTCCGAGGTAGCAAGTAAGGTTGCGGTTCGTCGTTCCAATTCGTCGAAGAGTGCCGAGACCATTTTCAAACCACTGGCGACAGGCAATGGTTTCACCTTTGCAGAAGTCATCCCTGTAACCGGTCGCAAACATCAGATTCGCGCGCATGCCTTGTGGATGGGCCATCCGGTGGTGGGAGACAAGCTATACGGTCAGGCAGACGATGTTTTTTTGGAGTTCATCGAGCATGGGTGGACGGAGCGTATGAGTGATCTGATGCCTATGCGGCGTCAAGCGCTTCAGTGTCAACGTTTGAGCTTTCACGACGGACCGGTTTTCGAAGCTCCGGTTACGTGGGATATGGCTCAGTTTTGCGAGGAATGCATTGGCGTGTCTGCGGCTTCTGCGGTGCAGAGTATTTGA
- a CDS encoding Gfo/Idh/MocA family oxidoreductase translates to MRKIRIGLYGTVGHQIQNAFEAHPEAEVVALASFEPSAIPDYLRRGGVVIYASLDELLADQSIDMVSFCSPFKDEQGEHVIRCMESGKHAYAEKPCCMDEATLDRIIETAKRTGRIFHEMGGTAMQQPYCTLREIVASGEIGEVIQVFGQKSYPWADWRPSDERIDGGLALQVGIYNARFAEHVAGVRISDLEIRETRLGNTNPDSECRRAVSMLMEFENGGVGSAVANYCCPDQSAWGNWGYETLRIFGSKGFVESIDNGRIGTLAVEGCKPQVLDFSASGGDYLESFLLEIKTGMKAIPYSLEDELRPTRWVIRARENNRRREEAKLS, encoded by the coding sequence ATGAGAAAAATCAGAATTGGATTATACGGGACGGTTGGGCATCAGATTCAGAACGCCTTTGAGGCTCATCCTGAAGCTGAGGTTGTTGCGCTTGCTTCATTCGAGCCGAGTGCTATTCCCGACTACTTGCGAAGAGGTGGAGTTGTGATTTATGCCAGCCTTGATGAGTTACTGGCGGATCAATCCATTGATATGGTCTCTTTTTGTTCACCCTTTAAAGATGAGCAGGGGGAACACGTCATTCGTTGCATGGAATCGGGCAAGCATGCATATGCTGAGAAGCCTTGTTGTATGGATGAGGCTACGCTTGATCGGATAATTGAGACCGCCAAACGCACGGGCAGAATCTTCCATGAAATGGGAGGAACGGCTATGCAGCAACCGTACTGTACATTGCGTGAAATTGTAGCCTCAGGTGAAATAGGAGAGGTTATTCAAGTATTCGGCCAAAAGTCATATCCATGGGCAGATTGGCGCCCATCTGATGAGCGAATTGACGGTGGCCTGGCTTTGCAAGTTGGGATTTATAATGCTCGTTTTGCTGAGCATGTGGCGGGAGTGAGGATTTCGGATTTGGAGATAAGGGAGACGCGATTGGGGAACACGAATCCCGATAGTGAGTGCCGCCGAGCTGTTTCCATGTTGATGGAGTTTGAGAACGGAGGAGTTGGGTCTGCAGTCGCAAACTATTGTTGCCCTGATCAATCTGCTTGGGGGAACTGGGGATATGAGACGCTGCGTATCTTTGGTTCGAAGGGCTTTGTGGAGTCGATTGATAATGGGCGGATTGGGACCTTGGCAGTGGAAGGTTGTAAGCCTCAGGTGTTGGATTTCTCAGCTTCCGGGGGCGATTATCTGGAGAGTTTCCTGCTTGAGATAAAAACCGGCATGAAAGCCATTCCTTACTCTTTAGAAGACGAGTTGCGGCCCACGCGTTGGGTTATACGTGCAAGGGAAAATAACCGTAGAAGGGAAGAAGCTAAGCTCAGTTGA
- a CDS encoding glycoside hydrolase family 2 TIM barrel-domain containing protein, with amino-acid sequence MYTNNRIHVDLNGTWKFNPDPYMRCKQQSWWKETGTNHSFFPCWDPDGLWDIQVPGTWKTQFEELKWYDGDANYMLDFEVADLPDDQEAFLCFDGVIYKSDIYLNGQQIATHDWGYSPFQVRVTGTLREKNRLFVLVENKLSKDRVPGIRFDWNNDGGIVGGVKLVFVPKAYVENFRVETKIGDGEVAITCHANLQCRDNTVCEDIRFEIPELGVSELIEQAPVGETVSRTVRLPREKIRLWCPDDPKLYETQVSTRHETLTDEIGYREIKTQGHEVILNGEPVVLYGVCVHSEFPETGRTPTAKGIETMIAQIKELGCNFVRCAHYPYAEEWGRAMDKAGLLWWEEVPVYWLSNIHQPHMSRLALGMMEETIRRDWNRASLIIWSVSNECAGSDSDGTGLGYGNYPYWFEAVKMIREMDPSRLISSADSGHRKTLNAEWTPDAGDAFDHNYYADQWIPGHPDEFYDLLDILAGNVYCSNPGEGTVAYHKYVDMLKDYNKPLMISEFGSMSLLGASDPTIEKLGTEERHEVILREAYTSFRELPEIVGYMPWCLMDVRVPMHWRWYNAGKAVFRYGLMDEKGNKKRAFTVVAEENANLREARLDIEAVNSV; translated from the coding sequence ATGTATACAAACAACCGAATTCACGTCGATTTAAACGGAACCTGGAAATTCAATCCGGACCCATACATGCGCTGTAAGCAGCAGTCGTGGTGGAAGGAGACTGGAACCAACCATTCTTTCTTTCCTTGCTGGGATCCGGACGGTTTGTGGGATATTCAAGTTCCCGGAACGTGGAAGACTCAGTTTGAGGAATTGAAATGGTACGATGGTGATGCCAATTACATGCTGGATTTTGAGGTTGCTGATTTGCCTGATGATCAGGAAGCCTTCCTGTGCTTTGATGGCGTTATTTATAAGAGTGATATCTATTTGAATGGACAGCAGATCGCAACTCATGACTGGGGCTATTCTCCATTTCAAGTTCGTGTCACTGGTACACTGCGTGAGAAGAACCGCCTTTTTGTTCTTGTGGAGAACAAGCTCAGTAAAGATCGTGTCCCTGGAATTCGTTTCGATTGGAATAACGACGGTGGTATCGTTGGTGGAGTTAAGCTCGTATTCGTGCCTAAGGCGTATGTTGAGAATTTTCGGGTTGAGACGAAAATTGGCGATGGTGAAGTAGCAATTACCTGTCATGCGAATTTGCAATGTCGTGATAATACGGTTTGTGAAGATATCCGGTTTGAAATCCCTGAGCTAGGTGTTTCTGAATTGATTGAACAAGCGCCGGTTGGAGAGACTGTTTCGAGAACAGTTCGTTTACCTCGGGAGAAGATCCGCTTGTGGTGCCCGGATGATCCCAAGCTTTATGAAACACAGGTTTCGACCCGCCATGAAACATTGACCGATGAAATTGGTTACCGCGAGATCAAGACGCAGGGGCACGAGGTGATTCTCAATGGCGAGCCGGTTGTGCTTTATGGTGTTTGCGTGCATTCCGAGTTTCCGGAAACAGGACGTACACCAACCGCGAAAGGCATTGAGACAATGATCGCTCAGATCAAGGAGCTTGGATGTAACTTTGTGCGTTGCGCGCATTATCCATATGCTGAAGAATGGGGCCGGGCGATGGACAAGGCAGGTCTACTCTGGTGGGAGGAAGTTCCTGTCTATTGGCTTTCAAATATTCATCAACCACACATGTCGCGTCTGGCTTTGGGTATGATGGAAGAAACAATCCGTCGTGACTGGAACCGCGCTTCATTAATAATATGGTCCGTATCCAATGAATGTGCGGGCTCTGATAGCGATGGCACTGGTCTTGGTTACGGTAACTATCCATATTGGTTCGAAGCCGTGAAGATGATTCGCGAAATGGATCCAAGCCGGCTTATCAGTTCAGCGGACTCCGGGCATCGTAAAACGCTTAATGCCGAGTGGACTCCGGATGCGGGTGATGCTTTTGACCATAACTACTATGCAGATCAATGGATCCCCGGGCATCCTGATGAGTTTTATGACCTGCTGGATATCCTGGCAGGTAATGTTTACTGCAGTAATCCAGGAGAGGGCACCGTGGCGTATCACAAGTATGTTGATATGCTGAAGGATTATAACAAGCCGCTCATGATCAGTGAATTTGGTTCGATGTCCCTGTTGGGAGCAAGTGATCCAACTATCGAGAAACTTGGTACGGAAGAGCGTCATGAAGTGATACTTCGCGAAGCCTATACAAGTTTCCGTGAGTTGCCCGAGATTGTCGGTTATATGCCTTGGTGTCTCATGGATGTTCGTGTGCCAATGCACTGGCGTTGGTATAACGCTGGGAAGGCGGTCTTCCGTTATGGATTGATGGATGAGAAAGGTAACAAAAAACGTGCTTTCACCGTAGTTGCCGAGGAGAACGCTAATCTACGCGAAGCTCGACTTGATATCGAAGCAGTAAATTCCGTCTAG
- a CDS encoding RimK family alpha-L-glutamate ligase, producing the protein MNLSILSCAPKCYSTMRLIEAAKQRDHKVKVLNTVRLTIDLADGEPNLFYKDKRIVPPDAILPRIGTSVTRYGTAVVRQFEKMDVYSPNSSAGISYSRDKLRSLQILSRHDIGIPVTAYVDDKRDVQGALERIGGAPVIIKLLEGTQGVGVILADKLEIAKAIVETLHSTNQQVLLQKFVAESKGKDVRAFVIGDHVVAAIRRTAQGQEFRSNVHRGGKAEAIELQPEYARAAVSAAQIMGLHICGVDMLEGANGPQVMEVNSSPGLEGIEGATGLDVAGAIIDYIADQVKFPEIDIRQRLTVSQGYGVADINIPVGSKFVGMSIDKTGLREQDVVVLTLRRGGEVISNPKGSRVLKADDSLLCYGKSEHMKALIPDRPRKRRRKLKPLPSTPVTEGTRA; encoded by the coding sequence ATGAATTTATCTATTCTGTCTTGCGCCCCCAAATGCTATTCAACAATGCGCCTAATAGAGGCGGCAAAGCAGCGTGATCATAAGGTTAAAGTTCTTAACACCGTACGTTTAACGATCGATCTGGCTGATGGGGAACCGAACCTTTTCTACAAAGACAAAAGAATTGTGCCGCCGGATGCCATCTTACCAAGAATTGGCACATCGGTTACACGCTATGGGACAGCTGTTGTGAGGCAGTTTGAGAAAATGGATGTATACAGTCCCAATTCATCGGCTGGTATCAGTTATTCCCGGGATAAGCTGAGGAGTTTGCAAATTCTTTCCCGTCATGATATCGGGATTCCGGTTACTGCATATGTAGATGACAAACGCGATGTGCAGGGCGCGTTGGAACGTATCGGTGGAGCGCCAGTCATCATCAAGTTGCTTGAAGGGACTCAAGGCGTGGGTGTTATTCTTGCCGACAAGCTGGAGATTGCAAAAGCCATTGTGGAGACTTTGCATAGCACGAATCAACAGGTTCTGCTTCAGAAGTTTGTCGCCGAGAGTAAAGGTAAGGATGTCCGCGCTTTTGTGATAGGGGACCATGTCGTTGCGGCAATTCGTCGAACCGCTCAGGGGCAGGAGTTTCGAAGCAATGTACATCGTGGAGGCAAGGCCGAGGCTATCGAGTTGCAACCCGAATATGCCAGGGCTGCGGTAAGTGCTGCTCAAATCATGGGTTTGCATATTTGTGGTGTTGATATGCTGGAAGGGGCGAATGGTCCGCAAGTCATGGAAGTGAATTCTTCGCCGGGCCTTGAAGGGATTGAAGGAGCGACCGGGCTGGATGTTGCTGGCGCCATAATTGATTACATTGCTGATCAGGTAAAGTTTCCTGAGATTGATATCCGCCAGCGCCTCACAGTGAGCCAGGGTTATGGTGTTGCAGATATCAATATTCCAGTGGGCAGTAAATTTGTTGGCATGAGTATCGATAAAACCGGTTTGCGTGAGCAGGATGTTGTTGTGCTGACTTTACGTCGAGGAGGCGAAGTGATTTCAAACCCCAAGGGAAGCCGCGTATTAAAGGCAGATGATTCGCTGTTATGTTATGGTAAGTCTGAGCATATGAAGGCGTTGATTCCAGACCGTCCACGCAAGAGGCGACGCAAACTCAAACCATTGCCCAGTACACCAGTTACCGAAGGCACCAGGGCATGA
- a CDS encoding LacI family DNA-binding transcriptional regulator: MPKSKMLQSATKARRGTKYVPIADDLRERILNGSVTGKLANVPDLAKQFSTTQATMHKALTLLREEGLLHAITGRGTFVPPLRRPRSQSIGVIIYAPGGPLTEQMLAAIQKKSSSSRQRIAVEYSNGNPEDELIAGRQLVETHKVDGIISWASPNPRSLIDYLKQQRTPLVLVTENDNIPSNCSVVSNSRSGAASDLMTHLIAEGYKKIGFVTNRESQDADFSQHREAQYRRSLKAARLEAFDTCIINPLASNANAHDTAIRQLKEMEAVFCANDSIATGLAGICLNQGWRVPEDLAIVSFDNTYPARLLRFTSVDQHFEKAGEEAVKMLLDEIEGRRKAPARLDIPPELHIRSSSQRKE; this comes from the coding sequence ATGCCCAAAAGCAAGATGCTCCAATCAGCCACGAAAGCTCGTCGTGGCACAAAGTACGTCCCCATCGCGGATGACCTGCGCGAAAGAATCCTAAATGGAAGCGTCACAGGCAAACTGGCCAATGTTCCGGATCTAGCGAAACAGTTCTCCACGACCCAGGCCACAATGCACAAAGCCCTCACACTTCTTAGAGAAGAGGGGCTCCTGCATGCGATCACTGGGAGAGGCACATTTGTCCCGCCCCTACGCCGTCCTCGCAGCCAAAGCATCGGGGTAATCATCTATGCCCCGGGAGGACCTCTTACAGAGCAGATGCTAGCAGCGATTCAGAAGAAAAGCAGTAGCTCAAGACAAAGAATTGCAGTCGAATACAGCAATGGAAACCCCGAGGACGAGTTAATAGCAGGTCGCCAACTCGTCGAAACCCACAAAGTCGATGGCATCATCAGTTGGGCGAGCCCTAACCCAAGAAGTCTGATCGACTACCTCAAACAACAGCGAACACCACTTGTTCTTGTCACGGAAAACGATAATATCCCCTCGAACTGTTCAGTGGTCAGCAACAGCCGCTCAGGTGCAGCCTCAGACCTAATGACACACCTCATTGCCGAAGGTTACAAAAAGATTGGATTCGTTACAAACAGGGAATCGCAAGATGCCGATTTCAGCCAACATCGTGAAGCGCAATACCGTAGAAGCCTTAAGGCAGCACGCCTTGAAGCATTCGACACTTGCATAATTAATCCACTCGCCTCAAATGCGAATGCCCATGACACAGCAATACGACAACTCAAAGAGATGGAAGCAGTTTTCTGTGCTAATGACAGTATTGCCACTGGTCTTGCAGGAATTTGCCTAAATCAAGGCTGGCGCGTACCTGAAGATCTAGCAATTGTAAGCTTTGACAATACCTACCCGGCACGCCTACTCAGATTCACAAGCGTCGACCAGCACTTTGAGAAAGCTGGCGAAGAAGCAGTCAAAATGCTACTAGATGAAATCGAAGGGCGTCGCAAAGCCCCTGCCCGGCTGGACATCCCCCCCGAACTACATATTCGCTCGAGCAGTCAAAGGAAAGAGTGA
- a CDS encoding sodium:solute symporter, producing MAISCLPSWNNGLLAPKSFFFVVILLCFGTTGSFAEEDRSPVIIREAAISLPNLNESSGIAGSGDAILLIGGEDIDGAISSTVSIYLPDAGEWIVAELDAPIKEATVVSDGGTIYLIGGISPDGVTDRVVQLEVLDGQLSQTILQKLPVPLYLSGAAIYEDKLWVGGGIQALDAESVESQLYSLSLKDEDPVWVNQGELPMGGRISPLMSQVYNELLIGGGWSVQPVDGRLIATPSADAWGFSPDPREGHKNGGWEQRADLPIALADSSIAKTGQSHVVVAGGDQSSPELSQLLSGMHEAEPTDLLLSYHGVTNTWLPLASLPKPQTGGALLPWNEATWLMFGNDVRPGNSLLHELEFENVSRTLGWLDWVVVALYFCVIAGIGFYFARKQDSAEEFALGNRQVKWWAAAVSLMATGVSTISFMAIPALVSSTSLVFTLPSLIIIPGIFISAYLTFPLLRKLNITSTYEYLENRYGLTLRLVGSAIGIIGQMLGRMSVVILLPALAINAVTGIDVTISVLCMGILTTVYSTLGGFEAVVWTDVTQGLLMIGGFFLIAILAFINVPGGFDTVIDYGRECGRLEWLILEWDWAVPMVWFAIIGQLIQLMSFASDQATAQRVLCTPMKDVRKLAFLFGGFSVLVAWLAGAVGIGLFAYFKSNPAELSPLMKNDQIVPYFIVNKMPVGVAGLMIATLFAASMSTVSTSVNTCAVLFGEDFVKRFRKGISSIAEMRIMQAVSLFSGLVGTAMAVYLVNSSMPSLFELMTRLAALLGGGFVGVYALGMFTRRAHELGAIFGVLVSIAVAVWLNMDGNGDWLHWSGWAIIITGSCIVFGYLFSLVVPWRRNDLTGLTIFDQIPDPPEPVLPMPDGATVSAK from the coding sequence ATGGCAATATCTTGTCTGCCCAGTTGGAACAATGGACTTCTTGCACCAAAAAGTTTCTTTTTTGTGGTGATCCTGCTATGCTTTGGGACAACTGGCTCATTTGCTGAAGAAGATCGATCGCCTGTTATCATAAGGGAGGCTGCGATCAGTCTTCCGAACTTAAATGAAAGCTCTGGTATTGCTGGGTCTGGCGATGCAATTTTGCTGATCGGTGGAGAAGACATAGATGGGGCTATCTCAAGTACAGTTAGCATTTATCTGCCTGACGCTGGAGAATGGATAGTGGCTGAGCTTGATGCCCCAATCAAAGAGGCAACAGTCGTTAGTGATGGCGGAACCATATATTTGATTGGTGGTATTAGCCCGGATGGCGTGACTGATCGTGTCGTTCAACTGGAGGTTTTAGATGGCCAGCTTTCACAAACGATTTTGCAGAAATTACCTGTTCCATTGTACCTATCCGGAGCCGCGATTTATGAAGACAAGCTTTGGGTTGGAGGTGGCATCCAGGCTCTCGATGCTGAATCAGTGGAATCTCAACTCTATAGTTTGTCCTTAAAGGATGAAGATCCGGTATGGGTCAATCAGGGGGAATTGCCCATGGGCGGACGCATTAGTCCGCTCATGAGCCAGGTGTATAATGAGCTACTCATTGGCGGTGGATGGAGTGTTCAGCCGGTTGATGGCAGACTGATTGCAACTCCCTCGGCTGATGCATGGGGTTTTAGTCCAGACCCTCGTGAAGGTCATAAAAATGGAGGTTGGGAGCAGCGTGCTGATTTGCCAATCGCCCTCGCTGATTCAAGTATCGCTAAAACTGGTCAATCACATGTTGTTGTTGCCGGAGGCGATCAGAGTTCACCGGAACTATCCCAGCTCTTGAGTGGAATGCATGAGGCTGAGCCTACGGACTTATTGCTATCATATCATGGTGTGACGAATACCTGGCTGCCTCTTGCTTCCTTGCCAAAACCTCAGACAGGCGGGGCATTATTGCCTTGGAATGAAGCAACATGGCTAATGTTTGGTAACGATGTAAGGCCAGGGAATTCCTTGTTGCATGAGCTTGAGTTTGAGAATGTTTCCCGAACTTTAGGTTGGTTGGACTGGGTAGTTGTTGCGCTGTATTTTTGCGTCATAGCTGGAATCGGTTTTTACTTCGCCAGAAAGCAGGATTCCGCAGAGGAATTTGCATTGGGTAATCGACAGGTGAAATGGTGGGCAGCTGCTGTCAGTCTTATGGCTACAGGAGTCAGCACGATTAGTTTTATGGCGATTCCTGCCTTGGTTTCATCAACAAGTCTGGTTTTTACACTGCCATCGCTGATTATCATTCCGGGGATTTTTATTTCGGCCTATCTGACTTTCCCGCTCCTACGAAAGCTAAACATAACATCTACTTACGAGTATCTTGAGAATCGTTATGGACTGACCCTTCGGTTGGTCGGAAGTGCTATCGGAATCATAGGTCAGATGTTGGGTCGAATGAGTGTTGTGATACTCCTGCCTGCTTTGGCGATTAATGCGGTGACTGGTATCGATGTTACGATTTCTGTACTTTGTATGGGTATCCTGACAACGGTCTATTCTACACTTGGTGGTTTTGAGGCAGTTGTTTGGACTGATGTGACCCAAGGTCTTCTGATGATTGGCGGCTTTTTTCTAATTGCGATTCTGGCCTTCATCAATGTGCCTGGCGGATTTGATACAGTGATTGATTATGGGCGTGAATGTGGTCGCCTGGAATGGTTAATTCTGGAGTGGGATTGGGCCGTGCCCATGGTCTGGTTTGCGATCATTGGTCAGCTTATTCAATTGATGTCTTTTGCAAGTGACCAAGCAACAGCTCAGCGAGTGCTTTGCACGCCAATGAAGGATGTGCGCAAACTGGCATTTCTCTTTGGTGGTTTCAGTGTGTTGGTTGCGTGGCTGGCAGGTGCCGTCGGGATTGGCTTATTTGCCTACTTTAAGTCGAATCCTGCGGAGCTGAGTCCGCTAATGAAAAACGATCAAATTGTACCCTATTTCATTGTTAACAAAATGCCAGTCGGTGTTGCCGGATTGATGATCGCAACACTTTTTGCTGCTTCGATGTCCACTGTTTCAACCAGTGTGAACACCTGCGCTGTTCTCTTTGGGGAAGACTTTGTGAAGCGATTTCGCAAGGGGATATCCAGTATCGCAGAGATGCGGATTATGCAGGCAGTATCTTTATTTTCCGGTTTGGTCGGCACGGCCATGGCAGTGTATTTGGTGAATTCTTCAATGCCTTCGCTCTTTGAATTGATGACTCGCTTGGCGGCACTTCTTGGAGGTGGTTTTGTCGGGGTGTATGCATTAGGTATGTTTACGCGCAGGGCACATGAGCTTGGGGCGATCTTTGGAGTTCTTGTCAGTATCGCGGTTGCTGTTTGGTTGAATATGGATGGCAATGGAGACTGGCTGCATTGGAGCGGCTGGGCTATCATCATTACTGGCTCCTGTATTGTTTTTGGTTATTTGTTTAGTTTGGTTGTGCCCTGGCGGCGTAACGACCTGACGGGGCTCACCATCTTCGACCAAATTCCAGATCCGCCAGAACCTGTGCTACCAATGCCTGATGGCGCGACGGTAAGCGCAAAGTGA
- a CDS encoding AraC family transcriptional regulator: MESIWSQSNYRVGEITYQSPCIYGPREQTNLQLVYVHEGNLSVYVDSAEYRLCTNDAILLFPGHTERFHFAEDGPTHHGWCDLINANLNADALENLKQYRSINRLSSQMKAIARFIHTPDSLTSTLCKDPTNRLLAQSLFQAYFDEFEKPTANHPLPTPVIRACSHARNHLGEALTLDDLASAAGVSGSHLVRLFQTHLQSTPFNWLWHLRLERAQQLLVETALSISEIAYRIGFQTPYHFSRRFKAQYGDSPVNYRKKIWGKP, encoded by the coding sequence ATGGAAAGCATATGGTCTCAGTCCAACTATCGAGTTGGTGAAATAACCTACCAAAGCCCCTGTATATATGGACCCAGGGAGCAAACGAATCTTCAGCTCGTTTACGTTCATGAAGGCAATCTGAGCGTCTATGTCGATTCAGCAGAATATCGATTATGCACAAATGATGCGATTTTACTCTTCCCCGGCCATACCGAGAGGTTCCACTTTGCTGAAGATGGTCCAACTCATCATGGATGGTGCGACCTCATAAACGCCAACCTAAATGCCGATGCACTAGAGAATCTGAAACAGTACAGATCCATAAATCGGCTTTCCTCTCAAATGAAGGCAATCGCTCGTTTTATCCATACTCCGGACTCGCTTACATCAACTTTATGCAAAGACCCAACCAATCGCCTCCTTGCTCAGTCACTTTTTCAAGCTTACTTTGACGAATTTGAGAAACCAACTGCAAATCACCCCCTGCCTACACCAGTCATCCGAGCCTGTTCGCATGCGCGAAACCATCTTGGAGAAGCATTGACCCTTGATGACCTGGCAAGTGCAGCCGGAGTCAGCGGATCACACCTGGTTCGCCTATTCCAGACCCACCTACAATCGACCCCATTTAACTGGCTTTGGCACTTACGATTGGAACGGGCACAACAATTATTAGTTGAAACAGCATTGAGCATCTCAGAAATTGCCTACCGAATAGGGTTTCAAACTCCATATCACTTTTCGCGACGTTTCAAAGCACAGTATGGAGACTCTCCAGTAAACTATCGCAAGAAGATCTGGGGTAAACCATGA
- the holA gene encoding DNA polymerase III subunit delta: protein MAATFTFICGDDDFLVGREAQDVYASKTEGIEDDFSKEVVEASAQNVSEVEDVVNRFRSAVQTLSMFGDKKVVWLKSVSFLADSVTGRSEGAKKQTADLQELLEKLDPSAVDVLVTAFPVDRRRKEFKWFQKNSEFTDLKGMDSEESLVAMLQAECERLSVTIDTRAAMGLIARVNGNTRLVLEESRKLAAYLGAEGGQITEAMVIELVPAFGEGDFFEVAEAFFSLDLGWTLDAIRRHFFNSDQARPIISTLQNRNRLMIQLRVLMDSGELSLGARGFSKPAFESAARVYAGHYGGFDDKAAFNVFTQNLWYLGNKIAPSMQGLNLKRLIDFQMGFADAFVGILDRPNDQESVMRDLAIRCLG, encoded by the coding sequence ATGGCGGCTACTTTCACATTTATTTGCGGCGATGATGACTTTTTGGTTGGGCGTGAGGCTCAGGACGTATACGCATCCAAAACCGAGGGCATCGAAGACGACTTTTCCAAGGAGGTCGTTGAGGCCAGTGCGCAAAACGTTTCTGAAGTTGAAGACGTCGTGAATCGCTTTCGCTCCGCAGTGCAGACGCTTTCCATGTTTGGGGACAAAAAGGTTGTCTGGCTTAAAAGTGTCAGCTTTCTGGCGGATTCCGTTACCGGACGTTCCGAAGGAGCCAAAAAGCAAACCGCTGACTTGCAGGAGTTACTGGAGAAGCTGGACCCATCGGCAGTTGACGTCCTCGTGACAGCTTTTCCAGTCGACCGGCGGCGTAAGGAGTTTAAGTGGTTCCAAAAGAACAGTGAGTTCACGGACCTGAAGGGCATGGACAGTGAAGAGTCGCTCGTGGCCATGCTGCAGGCTGAATGCGAGCGATTGAGTGTAACCATCGATACACGTGCCGCCATGGGCTTGATTGCACGGGTCAATGGCAACACCCGGCTTGTTCTTGAAGAATCACGTAAACTTGCCGCTTACCTTGGGGCCGAAGGTGGCCAGATTACCGAAGCTATGGTGATTGAGCTTGTCCCTGCATTTGGCGAGGGAGATTTCTTTGAAGTGGCCGAAGCTTTCTTTTCATTGGATCTAGGTTGGACATTGGATGCGATCCGCCGCCATTTCTTTAACAGTGATCAGGCTCGTCCGATTATTAGCACATTGCAGAATCGTAATCGACTCATGATCCAGTTACGAGTATTGATGGATTCCGGTGAACTTTCTTTAGGAGCCCGAGGCTTTTCCAAACCTGCCTTCGAGAGTGCCGCACGTGTCTACGCCGGGCATTATGGTGGGTTTGATGACAAGGCCGCATTTAACGTATTTACACAAAACCTTTGGTATCTTGGTAATAAAATCGCACCGTCGATGCAGGGTTTGAATCTTAAGCGACTGATCGATTTTCAAATGGGTTTTGCCGATGCTTTCGTCGGAATTCTTGATCGCCCGAATGATCAGGAGTCTGTCATGCGTGATCTTGCAATTCGATGCCTTGGTTAA